One window from the genome of Bdellovibrio sp. NC01 encodes:
- a CDS encoding VOC family protein yields the protein MENFIARIDHIVLTVENIPNTVAFYTKVLGMREETFKQGRTALMFGNQKFNLHQKGHEFEPKAQRPTPGSIDLCLITETPINEVIIWLRKCNVKIEEGPVERTGAIGKINSVYIRDPDWNLIEISNY from the coding sequence ATGGAAAACTTCATCGCACGAATTGATCACATTGTCCTTACTGTCGAAAACATTCCCAACACCGTTGCCTTCTACACCAAAGTTCTTGGCATGCGCGAAGAAACTTTCAAACAAGGTCGCACGGCGCTGATGTTTGGAAATCAAAAATTCAATCTTCATCAAAAAGGTCATGAGTTTGAACCGAAGGCACAGCGCCCGACTCCGGGCTCTATCGATTTGTGTCTTATCACTGAAACGCCAATCAATGAAGTCATCATCTGGCTTCGTAAGTGCAATGTAAAAATCGAAGAAGGCCCTGTCGAGCGCACGGGTGCTATCGGTAAAATCAATTCGGTCTACATTCGCGATCCTGATTGGAACTTGATCGAGATTTCTAATTACTAA